In one window of Verrucomicrobiota bacterium DNA:
- a CDS encoding SCO family protein gives MNGWKEWPLMIGCALLVSAVPSPAAVRSAADLTRGIVYEQRLTQQVSPGLNFVDDRGRPVKLGTYFRGRPVVLAMGYYRCPMLCGIGINAAARTLEEFPPQSSARDFEFVFVSVDPAENYLAAAEKKSEYLRKLGWEPAAERSHFLTGSEAEAARLADQIGFRYRYDPEAKQYIHPSGLVVLSPQGRISSYLLGIDYPAAEFERALGNARRGQPGIAGRIISILCFSQSPAPGTVAYWVQIALRCGAVLTLGGLVLLVRFKHRSPDRTYSGA, from the coding sequence GTGAACGGGTGGAAAGAATGGCCGCTCATGATCGGCTGCGCCCTGCTGGTATCGGCCGTCCCGTCACCGGCTGCTGTACGATCAGCTGCAGACCTGACTCGCGGCATCGTTTACGAGCAGCGTCTTACGCAGCAGGTATCGCCCGGGCTCAACTTTGTCGACGACCGGGGCCGACCGGTGAAGCTGGGCACCTATTTTCGCGGGCGTCCGGTTGTGCTGGCCATGGGTTATTACCGCTGCCCGATGTTGTGCGGGATCGGTATAAATGCCGCAGCGCGCACCCTGGAGGAATTTCCACCGCAATCCTCGGCCCGGGACTTCGAGTTCGTCTTTGTCAGCGTGGATCCGGCGGAGAACTATCTGGCGGCCGCCGAGAAGAAGAGCGAATACCTTCGCAAACTGGGATGGGAGCCGGCGGCCGAGCGTTCGCATTTTCTGACCGGCAGCGAGGCCGAGGCGGCGCGACTCGCCGATCAGATCGGGTTCCGCTACCGCTATGATCCGGAAGCGAAACAGTACATTCACCCGAGCGGCCTGGTGGTCCTGTCGCCGCAAGGCAGGATTTCCTCCTACCTGTTGGGCATCGACTACCCCGCGGCTGAGTTTGAGCGTGCGTTGGGTAATGCGCGTCGCGGGCAACCGGGTATAGCCGGCCGGATCATCTCCATTCTCTGCTTTTCACAGAGCCCGGCGCCCGGCACCGTTGCCTATTGGGTACAGATCGCCCTTCGATGCGGCGCCGTTCTCACCCTGGGCGGATTGGTTCTACTGGTTCGCTTTAAACACCGGAGTCCGGATCGGACGTATTCGGGCGCATGA
- the coxB gene encoding cytochrome c oxidase subunit II, with protein sequence MNHLPIILAQFQFLPDQGSALARHVDRLFWTLTGVCGTILFAIAAVIIYYLAKYRRSNLNVDRTLGNKSTLPAETTWTLIPLVIFIGMFAWGAKIYFHKNQVPRDAIEIEVVGKQWMWKIQHPEGKKEINELHVPLGKTIKLVMISQDVIHDFGLPAFRVKEDVLPGRYTMEWFTATKTGVFRIFCNQYCGTDHANMIGQVYVMEPQAYAAWLRDGMNPTPIVKAGGELYRSLGCSGCHESNGVVRAPPLHGLYGHPVPLQDGRIVVADERYLRDSILMPNYEIVAGYDPVMPSFAGRLSEDQIYQLIAYVKSLAANEPASASVSAP encoded by the coding sequence ATGAACCACCTGCCGATCATCCTTGCGCAGTTTCAGTTCCTGCCGGACCAGGGTTCCGCCCTGGCCCGGCACGTTGACCGGCTCTTTTGGACGCTGACCGGCGTTTGCGGCACCATCCTGTTTGCGATTGCCGCCGTCATCATTTACTACCTGGCCAAGTACCGCCGCTCCAACCTCAACGTCGACCGGACCCTCGGGAATAAGTCGACGCTGCCCGCCGAAACCACGTGGACCTTGATCCCGTTGGTCATCTTCATCGGGATGTTCGCCTGGGGCGCCAAGATCTACTTCCACAAAAACCAGGTGCCGAGGGACGCAATTGAAATCGAAGTCGTCGGCAAACAATGGATGTGGAAAATCCAACACCCCGAAGGTAAGAAGGAGATCAACGAGTTACATGTGCCCCTGGGTAAAACGATCAAGTTGGTTATGATCTCCCAGGATGTGATTCACGATTTCGGTTTGCCCGCTTTCCGGGTGAAGGAGGACGTGCTGCCGGGGCGCTACACCATGGAATGGTTCACGGCGACCAAAACGGGCGTGTTCCGCATTTTTTGCAACCAGTACTGCGGGACGGATCACGCCAACATGATCGGGCAGGTCTATGTCATGGAGCCGCAGGCCTACGCAGCCTGGTTGCGCGACGGCATGAATCCTACGCCGATCGTAAAGGCAGGCGGGGAGCTGTACCGGTCACTGGGCTGCAGCGGATGCCACGAATCAAACGGTGTGGTCCGGGCGCCGCCCCTGCACGGCTTGTATGGACATCCGGTCCCGTTGCAGGATGGCCGGATCGTGGTCGCCGACGAACGTTACCTCCGGGACTCAATTTTGATGCCGAATTACGAGATCGTCGCCGGTTACGACCCGGTCATGCCCAGCTTTGCCGGGCGGTTGTCCGAGGACCAGATTTACCAGTTGATTGCCTATGTCAAAAGCCTCGCCGCGAACGAACCGGCGAGCGCCAGCGTCTCGGCACCCTAG
- a CDS encoding cbb3-type cytochrome c oxidase subunit I, translating to MSLAFQAVEIDPRRAPENYLSKRGIFSWLFTTDHKRIGILYLISIIGFFFIGAVAALIMRLNLLTPRGDLVQAEMYNRLFTLHGVLMVWFFLIPSIPNVLGNFILPILIGARDLAFPKLNLLSWYVFMLGGAFVLYAVLIGGADTGWTFYTPYSSTYANSHVVLMATGVFVSGFSSILTGLNFIVTTHTMRAPGVTWFKLRLFVWSNYATSVIMVLATPVLAITLLLLSIERIWKVGVFNPALGGDPVLFQHLFWFYSHPAVYIMILPGMGVVSELVAAYSRKRIFGYTFVAFASIAIAVIGFLVWGHHMFVAGQSTYGAMVFSFLSYLVAVPSAIKVFNWTATLRKGNIRLDTPMLYAIGFIGLFAAGGMTGLFLAALGVDMHVHDTYFVIAHFHYIMVGGMVLAFMGGLHYWWPKISGRLYPEFIAKMAAIVTFLGFNLTFFPQYVLGYLGMPRRYHAYPEQFQVFHVLSTAGATILGVGYALPFFYLLWSCRYGRPAGPNPWKAKGFEWEIPSPPPTHNFEVTPVQTEPPYNYNPAEPDPIEARGE from the coding sequence ATGAGCCTTGCCTTCCAAGCCGTCGAGATTGATCCCCGAAGAGCCCCGGAGAATTACCTTTCCAAACGAGGTATTTTTTCCTGGCTGTTCACCACCGACCACAAACGCATCGGGATCCTGTACCTGATATCCATCATTGGCTTTTTCTTCATTGGCGCCGTGGCGGCCTTGATCATGCGGCTGAACCTGCTGACGCCCCGCGGCGACCTGGTGCAAGCGGAAATGTACAACCGTCTATTCACCTTGCATGGCGTGCTGATGGTGTGGTTCTTCCTGATCCCGTCGATTCCGAACGTGCTCGGCAATTTCATCCTGCCGATCCTGATCGGTGCGCGGGACCTGGCGTTTCCGAAGCTCAATCTGCTGAGTTGGTACGTTTTTATGCTCGGCGGCGCCTTCGTGCTTTATGCGGTGCTGATCGGCGGTGCCGACACCGGCTGGACGTTTTACACCCCCTACAGCTCGACGTACGCCAACTCGCACGTCGTGTTGATGGCCACCGGCGTCTTCGTTTCCGGGTTTTCCTCCATCCTCACCGGGTTGAATTTCATCGTTACCACCCACACGATGCGCGCACCCGGGGTCACCTGGTTCAAGCTTCGCCTGTTTGTGTGGTCCAACTACGCCACCAGCGTCATCATGGTGCTTGCCACCCCCGTTCTGGCGATCACGCTCCTGCTGCTTTCGATCGAACGAATCTGGAAGGTCGGCGTGTTCAACCCGGCGCTCGGTGGTGATCCGGTGTTGTTCCAGCACCTGTTCTGGTTTTACTCGCATCCGGCCGTCTACATCATGATCTTGCCCGGCATGGGGGTGGTGAGCGAGTTGGTCGCCGCGTATTCGCGGAAGCGTATCTTCGGCTATACCTTCGTGGCATTCGCAAGTATCGCAATCGCCGTGATCGGCTTTCTGGTCTGGGGACACCACATGTTCGTGGCCGGCCAATCGACTTACGGTGCCATGGTCTTCTCCTTCCTGAGTTATCTGGTGGCGGTTCCTTCGGCCATCAAGGTCTTTAACTGGACGGCAACCCTCCGGAAGGGCAACATCCGCCTGGACACACCGATGCTCTACGCCATCGGGTTCATCGGGCTTTTCGCGGCCGGCGGCATGACGGGGTTGTTCCTGGCCGCCCTCGGCGTCGACATGCACGTGCACGACACCTACTTTGTCATCGCGCATTTCCACTACATTATGGTCGGAGGCATGGTCCTGGCCTTCATGGGCGGCCTGCATTACTGGTGGCCGAAAATCAGCGGACGGCTGTACCCGGAGTTTATCGCCAAGATGGCCGCCATCGTGACGTTTCTCGGGTTCAACCTGACCTTTTTCCCGCAGTACGTGCTGGGGTACCTGGGAATGCCGCGCAGGTACCACGCCTATCCGGAGCAATTTCAGGTCTTCCACGTGCTTTCCACCGCAGGCGCAACCATCCTGGGGGTGGGCTACGCTTTACCCTTCTTCTATCTTCTTTGGTCCTGCCGGTACGGGCGCCCTGCCGGGCCAAACCCCTGGAAGGCAAAAGGTTTTGAGTGGGAAATCCCTTCACCGCCGCCCACTCACAATTTTGAGGTAACTCCGGTGCAGACGGAGCCGCCGTACAACTATAACCCGGCCGAGCCGGATCCGATCGAGGCGAGGGGCGAATGA
- a CDS encoding cytochrome c oxidase subunit 3 — protein MSESPSIAVHEQFDDLAQQRESAHLGMWIFLGTELMFFGGLFLGYTVYRISYPRAFAEAAHHLDLVMGSLNTYILLTSSFLYSLAISTYRARHRGPTLVLLGLAMLLGIIFLGIKGSEYYEDWEHGFLPGPAFTYQGPDHDHVLLFFVLYFIATGLHALHLLIGIFVTLVLIGLVVRSWFVKDREVAIEVFGLYWHFVDFIWIFIFPLFYLLGGP, from the coding sequence ATGAGCGAGTCTCCGTCCATTGCCGTCCACGAGCAGTTCGACGACCTCGCGCAGCAACGCGAATCGGCGCACCTGGGAATGTGGATCTTTCTCGGCACCGAGCTGATGTTTTTCGGGGGCCTGTTCCTGGGATATACCGTCTACCGGATCAGCTACCCGCGAGCCTTTGCAGAAGCCGCCCATCACCTGGACCTGGTCATGGGTTCCCTCAATACTTACATCCTGTTGACCAGCAGCTTCCTGTACTCGCTCGCGATTTCGACGTATCGGGCCCGGCACCGGGGACCAACGTTGGTCCTGCTCGGGTTGGCCATGCTCCTCGGAATCATTTTCCTCGGGATCAAAGGCTCTGAATATTACGAAGACTGGGAACACGGGTTTTTGCCGGGACCGGCGTTCACTTATCAGGGGCCGGACCACGATCACGTCCTGCTCTTTTTTGTGTTGTACTTCATCGCCACGGGTTTGCATGCGCTGCACCTGCTGATCGGAATCTTTGTAACCCTCGTTCTCATCGGGCTCGTCGTGCGGAGCTGGTTCGTCAAAGATCGCGAGGTGGCGATCGAAGTATTCGGTCTCTACTGGCATTTTGTCGACTTTATCTGGATCTTTATCTTTCCGCTCTTCTATCTTCTGGGAGGACCATGA
- a CDS encoding L-lactate permease: MWSQVYDPFGNAFLSTLVAAVPIVVLLGGIGWLRLQAHVAAVLGLLSSLLVATLAFHMPPGMAAAAAVTGAAYGLLPIGWIVLNVIFLYQLTVENGSFSILQESIASLTPDRRLQLVFIAFSLGAFFEGAAGFGTPVAVTGAMLIGIGFRPLQASGLSLIANTAPVAYGAIGTPVIALSAVTGLDLHELSGMVGRQLPFFSVIVPFWLIWSFAGFRGMLQVWPALLVAGVAFAVPQYLISNFHGPWLVDVVGSLSSLAALAVFLRIWQPREIWRSLSRTEERARRAQPGTATVPARVDDRAMSRAHNGRALSSREVLRAWSPWVVLSVFVFLWGLPQIRAFLDGLWLPKIPVPGLHNLVQKVPPVVPKPAAEAAVYSLTLLSATGTGILAAACAGGIAMGYSLPQLAGAFGRTCARVRYSLLTIVCMLAIGYVTRYSGTDATLGLAFARAGGFYPFFGALLGWLGVALTGSDTASNVLFGGLQKITAQQIGLSPVLMAAANSSGGVMGKMVDAQSIVVASTATQWYGHESEILRYVFFHSLALASLVGLLVAAQAHLYPFTLLAH; encoded by the coding sequence ATGTGGTCACAAGTCTACGATCCGTTCGGGAACGCCTTCCTCTCAACCTTGGTTGCGGCGGTTCCGATCGTCGTGCTCCTTGGCGGAATCGGTTGGCTTCGACTCCAGGCTCACGTTGCCGCCGTCCTGGGCCTGCTCAGCTCGTTACTGGTGGCAACCCTGGCGTTTCATATGCCACCGGGGATGGCCGCGGCAGCCGCCGTGACCGGGGCTGCCTACGGACTCCTGCCAATCGGTTGGATCGTACTGAACGTCATCTTCCTGTATCAGCTAACGGTAGAGAACGGGTCTTTCAGCATCCTGCAGGAGAGCATCGCCTCCCTCACGCCTGATCGCCGCCTCCAGCTTGTTTTTATTGCCTTTAGTCTGGGCGCCTTCTTCGAAGGCGCCGCCGGCTTTGGAACGCCGGTTGCCGTGACCGGCGCGATGTTGATCGGCATCGGTTTCCGGCCATTGCAAGCCTCCGGTCTTTCGCTCATCGCCAATACCGCTCCCGTGGCGTATGGGGCCATCGGCACCCCGGTGATTGCGTTGAGCGCCGTAACCGGCCTCGATCTTCATGAACTCTCCGGAATGGTCGGCCGGCAGTTGCCGTTTTTTTCTGTGATCGTACCGTTCTGGCTGATCTGGTCATTCGCCGGCTTCCGCGGCATGCTCCAGGTCTGGCCCGCATTGCTCGTGGCCGGCGTCGCTTTTGCCGTCCCGCAATACCTGATTTCCAATTTTCACGGCCCGTGGCTAGTCGATGTCGTCGGCTCACTCAGTTCGTTGGCCGCCCTCGCCGTTTTTCTGAGGATCTGGCAACCCCGGGAGATCTGGCGGTCGCTCAGCCGCACGGAAGAGCGCGCGCGACGGGCTCAACCCGGTACGGCGACGGTGCCTGCGCGAGTCGATGATCGTGCCATGTCGCGAGCGCATAACGGCCGCGCCCTGTCCTCACGCGAGGTCTTGAGGGCGTGGTCGCCGTGGGTCGTCCTCAGCGTTTTCGTCTTCCTTTGGGGTTTGCCGCAAATAAGGGCATTCCTGGACGGGCTCTGGTTACCCAAGATTCCGGTCCCGGGTTTGCATAACCTGGTGCAAAAGGTTCCGCCCGTGGTGCCGAAACCGGCGGCGGAAGCGGCGGTCTACAGTTTAACGCTCCTGTCTGCGACGGGGACGGGCATTCTGGCTGCGGCATGCGCGGGCGGTATCGCCATGGGATATTCATTGCCACAACTGGCGGGCGCCTTTGGACGCACCTGCGCGCGCGTGCGCTACTCGCTGCTGACGATCGTCTGCATGCTGGCCATCGGTTACGTCACCCGTTATTCCGGCACAGACGCAACCCTTGGCCTGGCGTTTGCCCGCGCCGGCGGTTTTTATCCCTTTTTCGGTGCCCTGCTGGGCTGGTTAGGCGTGGCGCTGACCGGATCCGATACCGCCTCAAACGTGCTGTTTGGCGGACTCCAGAAGATCACTGCCCAGCAGATTGGTCTTAGCCCGGTGCTGATGGCGGCGGCGAACAGCTCCGGCGGGGTGATGGGTAAGATGGTCGATGCGCAGAGCATCGTCGTGGCGTCGACCGCCACGCAATGGTACGGTCACGAATCTGAAATTCTGCGGTACGTTTTCTTTCACAGCCTGGCCCTGGCGTCGCTTGTAGGGCTGCTGGTGGCGGCGCAGGCGCATCTATATCCGTTCACCCTCCTGGCACACTGA
- a CDS encoding TonB-dependent receptor, producing MPFSLRSAFFAVGKPPLATTVLLFALILPKDARAQTDASPSPAQPAPASGELSPVTVVGQLNQTRDQIVPYLGATQYSIGQSQIQTQPQGPNAPFDQVILRAPGVAQDSFGQLHVRDEHANLQFRIDDVLIPEGISGFGQEIDTHYVDRVALITGSLPAQFGFRTSGIIDVHTRQGALNPGGDVSFYGGSYDRLQPSFQLGGTRGKLNYYLTGSYLYDTLGIENPTSGHTAIHDETSQFKGFAELSYVIDDSSRVTLLLSGTYADFKIPDNPGQVPAFTLEGQSAFDSRTLDERQHEQNHYGILAYQKNFDTVAFQAAAFSRYSGVLFTPDWRGDLIFNGLASRVNRTLFGNGLQFDLSWAVTDAHTLRGGLLFSVESARADTTNQVFPADGSGSQASEVPVTIIDNNQKTGFLYGFYLQDAWKIFEPLTLNVGARFDVVDEYTHQSQLSPRVNLVLQATRSTTLHAGYSRYFTPPPLELVPARTLTRFVGTTNEPAILKSSPVKAERAHYFDAGITQQVAGGFNVGLDGFYKISRDLLDEGQFGQALIFSPFNYARGTQFGGELTANYQKGGFSAYGNLAYAYGVGTKIVSGEFQFDPEEFAYIQNHHVFLDHDQRLTGSLGASYRWRDLAVYSDLLYGRGLRRGFANTGRNPSYYPLNLGVTYELKLSGQQAITLRVDVTNVFDQSYVLRDGSGIGVGAPQFGARRAFYAGAAWRF from the coding sequence ATGCCGTTTTCTCTTAGGTCCGCCTTTTTTGCGGTGGGCAAGCCGCCCTTGGCGACCACCGTTCTGCTTTTTGCCCTGATCCTGCCGAAAGACGCCCGCGCCCAAACGGATGCCTCCCCGTCTCCGGCCCAACCGGCGCCCGCCTCCGGCGAACTCAGCCCCGTTACCGTTGTCGGCCAGCTTAATCAGACCCGCGACCAGATCGTGCCTTACCTGGGTGCCACGCAATATTCCATCGGCCAAAGCCAAATTCAGACCCAACCCCAGGGCCCGAACGCGCCCTTCGATCAGGTCATCCTTCGGGCACCGGGGGTCGCCCAGGACTCCTTTGGTCAACTGCACGTGCGCGACGAGCACGCCAACTTGCAGTTCCGCATCGACGACGTGTTGATCCCCGAAGGCATCAGCGGCTTTGGCCAGGAGATCGACACCCATTACGTCGACCGCGTCGCCCTCATCACCGGCTCGCTGCCCGCCCAGTTCGGGTTTCGCACTTCCGGCATCATCGACGTCCACACCAGGCAGGGCGCGCTGAACCCCGGCGGCGACGTTTCATTCTACGGAGGCAGTTACGACCGCTTGCAACCCAGCTTCCAGCTCGGCGGCACCCGCGGGAAGTTGAACTATTACCTGACCGGCAGCTACCTGTACGACACCCTGGGCATCGAGAACCCGACCAGCGGTCATACGGCCATCCACGATGAAACCAGCCAGTTTAAAGGTTTCGCCGAGCTCTCGTACGTGATCGACGATTCCAGCCGGGTCACGCTCTTGCTGAGCGGTACCTACGCCGACTTCAAGATCCCCGACAACCCCGGCCAGGTACCGGCTTTCACCCTGGAGGGTCAGAGCGCCTTTGATTCCCGCACCTTGGATGAGCGGCAGCACGAGCAGAATCACTACGGCATCCTGGCCTATCAAAAAAACTTCGACACGGTCGCCTTCCAAGCGGCGGCCTTCAGCCGCTACAGCGGCGTGCTCTTCACGCCGGACTGGCGGGGCGACCTCATCTTCAACGGGCTGGCCAGCCGGGTCAACCGGACGCTGTTTGGAAATGGCCTGCAGTTCGACCTGAGTTGGGCGGTCACGGACGCGCACACGCTGCGTGGCGGCCTGCTGTTTTCTGTGGAATCGGCCCGTGCCGACACGACTAACCAAGTCTTTCCGGCCGATGGGTCGGGCTCACAAGCCTCCGAGGTTCCGGTCACCATCATCGACAACAACCAAAAAACCGGATTCCTCTATGGCTTCTACCTGCAGGACGCCTGGAAGATCTTCGAGCCGCTGACGCTCAACGTCGGGGCCCGGTTTGACGTGGTGGACGAATACACCCACCAGAGCCAGTTGAGCCCGCGGGTCAACCTCGTGCTGCAGGCGACCCGGTCCACGACCCTGCACGCCGGCTATTCACGTTACTTCACCCCGCCGCCCTTGGAGTTGGTACCGGCCCGCACCCTTACCAGGTTCGTCGGCACCACCAATGAGCCGGCCATTTTGAAGAGCTCGCCTGTGAAGGCCGAGCGCGCCCATTACTTCGATGCGGGCATCACCCAGCAGGTCGCCGGCGGGTTCAACGTCGGGTTGGATGGGTTCTATAAAATCTCGCGGGACCTCCTGGATGAGGGCCAGTTTGGCCAGGCGCTCATCTTTTCACCGTTCAATTACGCCCGCGGCACCCAATTCGGTGGGGAATTGACGGCTAACTATCAGAAGGGCGGATTTTCAGCCTACGGCAACCTGGCGTATGCCTATGGCGTCGGCACCAAAATCGTTTCGGGCGAGTTCCAGTTCGACCCTGAGGAGTTTGCTTATATCCAGAATCATCACGTTTTCCTCGACCACGATCAGCGCCTGACCGGTTCTTTGGGTGCGTCCTACCGCTGGCGGGATCTAGCCGTTTACAGCGACCTGTTATACGGGCGCGGGTTGCGGCGCGGCTTTGCCAACACGGGCCGTAACCCCTCCTATTACCCGCTCAACCTGGGCGTGACCTACGAGCTGAAGCTGTCGGGGCAGCAAGCGATCACGCTGCGGGTTGACGTGACGAACGTCTTTGACCAAAGCTACGTGCTGCGTGACGGCTCGGGCATTGGCGTCGGAGCGCCGCAGTTCGGGGCACGCCGGGCCTTCTATGCAGGCGCCGCATGGCGGTTCTAG
- a CDS encoding cyclase family protein, whose protein sequence is MHASLIYDLTLPLGPETIIYPGDLPPVIEQVSSLDSGDRLTSSHLSIGCHVGTHVDAPAHFLREGSTIDGLPLQCFCGPAIVIDMRGKRRIRESDVRDCSIPRNHHVLLKTDNSALLAAPPFAASYTYVEPAAAAYLCKLTPCSVGIDYYSFDPYESDDFPAHKILANHNLPAFVCLNLGAVPAGLYGFAGLPLLLERTEASPVRAIVWR, encoded by the coding sequence TTGCACGCCAGCCTCATCTACGATCTGACATTGCCCCTCGGGCCTGAAACGATAATTTATCCGGGAGATCTTCCGCCGGTGATCGAGCAGGTTTCCAGCCTCGATTCCGGTGACCGGCTCACTTCTTCTCATCTCTCGATCGGGTGCCACGTCGGGACTCACGTTGATGCGCCTGCCCATTTCCTAAGGGAGGGATCGACAATCGACGGGTTGCCGCTTCAATGTTTCTGCGGTCCCGCGATCGTCATCGACATGCGCGGGAAAAGGCGAATCCGCGAAAGCGACGTCAGGGATTGTTCCATTCCCAGGAATCACCACGTTTTGCTCAAAACCGACAATTCGGCTCTCCTCGCGGCGCCGCCGTTTGCGGCCTCTTACACCTACGTGGAGCCGGCGGCCGCCGCTTACCTTTGCAAACTGACTCCATGCTCGGTCGGAATCGATTACTATAGCTTTGATCCGTACGAATCCGACGACTTTCCTGCACACAAGATCCTGGCGAACCATAACCTGCCGGCGTTTGTTTGCCTGAATCTTGGTGCGGTACCTGCCGGATTGTATGGCTTCGCGGGCCTGCCTCTCCTCCTTGAGCGTACCGAAGCTTCGCCCGTACGAGCGATCGTCTGGCGGTAA
- a CDS encoding PRC-barrel domain-containing protein codes for MKTPLIATALLCAGAFGFCRGAHAAPADSPSPSPAANPTTEVTPYQGLLLTTNVAGSHIKNLQNEDIGTIDDLIFNPDTGRVRFAVLSVGGFLGAGGTKVVVPWGAVGLVKGSPGEAPGYVIDATKDKLTNAPKFDPNKLTDLYARTAAQPIFDYFGITFFDDVPAPGQTTAPTGKRVTGTPTPEPGASATGNPMNEPSGNPMASPSPGATGIGLGTSMGNPVASPGASPSLSPTPSPGR; via the coding sequence ATGAAAACACCATTGATTGCCACGGCCCTTCTGTGCGCCGGTGCATTTGGTTTCTGCCGAGGCGCGCACGCCGCGCCCGCCGACAGTCCTAGTCCCAGCCCCGCCGCCAACCCGACGACGGAGGTTACCCCTTACCAGGGCCTCCTGCTCACCACCAACGTCGCAGGCAGCCACATCAAGAATCTGCAAAACGAGGACATCGGCACGATCGATGACCTGATTTTTAATCCCGACACCGGCCGGGTGCGCTTTGCCGTGCTCAGCGTCGGCGGCTTCCTGGGTGCTGGTGGAACGAAAGTCGTGGTGCCTTGGGGCGCCGTGGGTCTGGTCAAGGGCTCGCCCGGAGAGGCCCCCGGCTATGTGATTGACGCCACCAAAGATAAACTTACAAACGCACCAAAGTTCGATCCCAACAAGCTGACCGATCTTTATGCCCGCACTGCGGCGCAGCCGATCTTCGACTACTTCGGCATCACCTTTTTCGACGACGTGCCGGCACCCGGGCAGACCACAGCCCCGACCGGCAAAAGGGTAACCGGCACGCCCACGCCCGAGCCAGGCGCCAGCGCGACGGGTAATCCGATGAATGAACCATCAGGTAATCCGATGGCCAGCCCCTCCCCGGGTGCAACGGGCATCGGGCTCGGCACCTCGATGGGCAACCCCGTGGCCAGCCCGGGCGCCAGCCCGTCGTTGAGCCCAACGCCAAGCCCAGGTCGCTGA
- a CDS encoding cytochrome c, which yields MRGFIIGLIVGIVLLPAAAYLYIWFGYAPVATAAPPLPLERMLTSLALHAKIAKEAPKDSPVPATEPNLLAGAKLYREYCAVCHGTSAEPRTATAKGMFPRPPPLFEGTGVTDDPIGETYWKAANGIRLTGMPAYAGSLSTEQLWQVSQLLANADKLPQSVQGLLEQPAPAH from the coding sequence ATGAGAGGCTTCATTATTGGGTTGATCGTCGGAATCGTTTTGTTGCCGGCCGCCGCGTATCTGTACATCTGGTTCGGGTACGCACCGGTGGCCACGGCGGCGCCACCGCTCCCGTTGGAACGGATGCTCACCTCGCTTGCGCTCCACGCCAAAATCGCGAAAGAAGCGCCGAAGGACTCCCCGGTTCCGGCGACCGAGCCGAATCTGCTCGCCGGCGCAAAGCTTTACCGGGAATACTGCGCGGTTTGTCACGGAACCAGTGCTGAGCCTCGAACCGCGACGGCTAAAGGGATGTTTCCCCGGCCCCCGCCCCTGTTCGAGGGTACGGGTGTGACGGATGACCCCATTGGCGAGACGTATTGGAAGGCGGCTAATGGCATCCGGCTGACCGGCATGCCCGCTTATGCGGGGTCACTCAGCACCGAACAATTGTGGCAGGTGAGCCAGTTGTTGGCGAACGCCGACAAGCTGCCTCAAAGCGTCCAGGGGCTCCTGGAGCAACCGGCACCCGCACACTGA